AAAATGAAGGAATTTTAGTAAAACCCCAATACTCAAGAGTAAGTCCGTTTTGTACCGAACTTACTACACTTACACAAAGTATGCTTGATAGTGAAGGGATCATGCTGGATGATGCATTTGATATTCTGAGAGCAGAATATGATTCTGAAGAACTGACATGGGCGAGCTATGGAAATTATGACCTGAATATGCTTCAGGACCAGGCCAGAAGATTCTATACAGATTATCCAATGAGTGATGATCATATCAATGTGAAAACCTTATTCGGGGCAACTCATCCTACCATCAGAAAAAGTGTGG
This genomic window from Chryseobacterium sp. MEBOG06 contains:
- a CDS encoding 3'-5' exonuclease, whose amino-acid sequence is MKTTENILIVDLEATCWDNRPPRGEESEIIEIGVCIMNARTGKISKNEGILVKPQYSRVSPFCTELTTLTQSMLDSEGIMLDDAFDILRAEYDSEELTWASYGNYDLNMLQDQARRFYTDYPMSDDHINVKTLFGATHPTIRKSVGMNRALGELGFTLEGTHHRGVDDAKNIAKILHWCLNNN